In bacterium, the sequence CAAACTCATGGAATTAGTTAATGACGCCATCTGCGGGGTCAGATTCGTCAAACCACTCATGCGTGTCAGCAGATTAGTCAAAGATGAAACTTGAGGCGTCAGATTCGTCAACGACTGCACGGAGCCCATCGCGTTGGTCAAATAGGCTAGCTGCGCCCCCATATTGGTCAAGCCGCTGATCTGTGCGACGGCACTGGTCATGGCCGACACCGAACTCGCCATATTCGTCAAAGCCGTCACCTGGTCAATCACGTTGGTTACGTACGCCATCTGGGCATTCAGATTGGTCAGACTCTGCAATTGCCACACGGAATTAGTCAGGTACCCCATCTGCGAATTGAGATTGGTCAGACTCTGCAATCTTGCCACAGCGTTTGTGAGATTTTGGACCTGCAGGGCAGTGGAGGCGGTGACATTTGTCAGGAACGAAATCTGCGGTGATAGATTCGTCAACGACTGCACGGAGCCCATGGCATTGGTCAGATAGGCCAATTGTGAGCCCATATTGGTCAAACCGCTGATCTGGGCGACAGCACTGGTCATGGCCGACACGGAACTCGCCATGTTCGTCAAAGCCGTCACCTGATCAATTACATTAGTCAGATAGGCCATTTGCACATTGAGATTGGTCAGACTTTGCAATTGCCAGACGGCATTGGTCAAGTAACCCATCTGGGGTGCCAGATTCGTCAGTCCCCCCATGCGCGTCAGCAGATTTGTTAGATACTGCGTTTGCGCAGCGGTAGACGCGGTAATATTGGTCAGGAACGCCATTTGCGGAGTCAGATTGGTCAGTGACTGCACCGATCCCATGGCATTGGTCAAAAAGGCCAACTGCGAACCCATATTGGTTAAACCACCGATCTGTGCAACAGCATTGGTCATGGCGGCCACAGCGGGATTAATATTTGTCAGGATGATAATCTGGTCAATCACATTGGTCACATAGCCCATCTGCGCAGCCAACGAATTCATTTGATTGGTCATCGCCATGACCCTCGCCATGGAATTTGTCACTGACGCCATCTGGGGAGAAAGATTGGTCAATGCCCCCAACGGGCCCACCATATTGGTGATAAATGACAACTGAGAACCCATGTTCGTCAAAACCGTGATTTGAGCCACGGCCCCTGTCATGGCCGAGACCGAGCTGGACAGATTGGTCAGCCCCGCCACCTGTCCGATGACATTCGATATTGAATCAATCCCGACAATCATCCCAGCCAGGCTATTTGTTACAGAATTGACATTCTTATTAATATTGGAAACTGAGACGGACATGGAAGCCAACGTGAGTTCCACTCGCGCGAGCTGATTACTGACCCCGACCATTGAACCAGCCAGATCATCCAATTCAAAAGCGGTGACCTTGACGTTCATGAAATCTTTTCCGGAAGCATCGCTACAAGAAATCACGTAATCCCCAGCCGGCCAGGAAGCCGTCACCGAGCGTTCAAAGACCCCGCCAGAGAGGAGAAGCATGTTGGCGGAGAACACGCTCGCACCGCCGCTCACCGGAGCCACATTAATCGTGGGAACGACCTCCGGCTTAGTGCGATAAATCACATTAAATGTGGTGCCCGCCCTGACCGAAGTCAGCCGCGTGAGAATGCGGGCAGTACGCCTATCCACTTCCTGGGCTAACTGGCGTACCTGCTCCAACAGATTAGTACCGCTCGGGCCAATGACGCCAATAGAGTTTGTCAAGCCCCCGAGTTGAGCCATGGCGTTAGAGCTAAACACCATCAAATTAGACTGGATCCCCGTCACGTCTAAACTGATTGTAGCAGTCGTATTGCTCAACCCCTGCAACCGGTTGGTCACATCCGTACGGAAAGCCTGCTGTGCGATCCCCAAACCCGTAACATTTTCATTAACATTCGAGACGCTTCCAAGAATCGCATCGCGGGCAGCATTCACCGCCGCTACGGCAGATTCGGACGGCGACATCAGAGTGAAGGTGATCCCCGATGCGTAGACCACACCCGCATTCTTGATCTCAACTTGAGCAAAATAAGGACGGTTACTCTGCGACAGGGCGGGAACATCCATCCAGAACACACCCGTTAACTGTGGAGTTGTACTTGTCGTCGTGCCCCTCTTATTACCATCAGGGTCATATACGATCACGTTGCATTCCGTCGGGGCGACGATGATTTTACTGCTACGTTCCAACCAGGCAACGGTCTTAAATGCGTTCAACGAGGGATCATATACGAAATTCGCCATAACATGATATTCAGGCGAAGCCTCCGTGCGGCTCATGTAGACTACATTGGTCAAATAGGCGGCCGTCTTCCAATTAAGCACCACCTTGTCGTTGAAATATTGTTTGGACCAGACGGTGTTCCACTCACCGGCAGGGTAGAAGAAAGTCACGGGCGAGTCGACGGCTGAGCTCGAAAACCCTGAACCGTCCACCACACTTAGACCGCTCAATTCATTGGAAGTTACCCCATCGAATATCCTCCATACCACGGAATAATACTTGACCACAAAGGGGCCCAAATCATCATAAGGACCTTTTTTCGAAACATCGAACCTCCTCCCCGCATAACTGTGGTCCTGAATGCGGAACCAGACCGGTCCTTGATAGTTCGGCACGGTCCACTGGAAGTTGCCCGGCTCCCCGCTGACTATCGGATAAGGATTCCCTGGATTGATCGGAATCCAGTTATTTGTGTTCGCAGGATCTGTTGTATAGAAGAAATCCACGCTACCGACAGCCCCCTTAGTATCCCAGTTTATATTTAGCTTGGACAGGGCATAAACATCACCTATCAGGGGATAGAAATTGAACTTTGCCGCAATACTGAAATTCGTGACACTATCCACAATCAGGGTTGATTGGTTGTTTGAGACAGCAATGTGAACTTCCCCAAGAGCATCCGGTATAGGGCTCCATGCGAACTCATAAAACCCATTAACAAGAGAACAGGCACCTGTTTTGATCGTCTGCTGGCCAGCGGCGTATGACCAGTAGGTGACCGTAAAGTCGTTCTCCATGCCGCCAGCCGGCTTCCACCGGATGACATTGTTCGTCTCACTTACCTTCCAGAAGTCGCCAGCCACAGGATTGATGATCCTGATCGAAGGCGCTGGAACAATCGAAAAATAGGGCGACTCATTGGTCAGCCCCCCACCCGTGATAGAAATCGTTACCGTGTCGCCTATCGCATTGGACGTCATTGTCCAGACATACGCATTATTAACCCCATTAGAGGCAATGGCCCCCGTCCGGATCGGAACATCATTTGAATACACCGTGTACCAGAGTGCAAACGGCGACGGCACGCCAATGCTAACCCATTGGATGGTATTAGTCACATCCGAAACGGCCCAAATATCCGAACTATTGGGAGAAGTCACCTTGACGCCACCAACCGTAAATAGGGTTGAGAAATTCGTCAGCGTCCCGCTCACGACCATCAGCATGGCATTCGAAGACGGGGACCGTGAACTTTCAATGGTCCAGCCCACCGTGTTAAGTCCACTAACCACACTGATGTTGTTAGTTATCGGAGTCGCATCAAACGTCATACCATCAGATGAATAATAAAGGCTGGCCTTATCAGACACGCCCAACCCTGCAGCAAGGAAGGTAATAGGATGGGAGGAGCCGACCAACCAGTTGGTTCCCGTGGCCGGACTCAGGATTTTGATCCCGCGTATAACAAACGGGTCGGACACCGCGACAATATCCGCATCATTGGTCGGCGAGAAAACGCTCACCCGGATCACCGCATTGGTTGACGGGTCCAGCGCCGGATCAATCTCCCAACTGAATGGGGTCACCCCCCCCCTCGACACGATGATATTGGTGGATAGGTTCCCCGACACATAGGATCCCGCGCTTCCCCCCGTGAGTGAGACTTCCCCTTTTGCCTTCGCAGAACTATTAAGGAATCCCGCTGCGGCCAGAGATACGGTTTGCATTGAGCCCAGATCCCAGATGACGCCCGCCGCAGGCTGGATCACCCGGATGCCACGAACTGTGAAGGTCGGCGAAATTGAGAAATATTGCTTATCGGGGGTCATGACCTTGACCCTGGCAGTAGTCGTGGGAATGAGCCGGTCGGAAATCGTCCAATTATTTGAATTTAGACCATCCCCTATAAACCGGTTGACCATAATTTGTTCATCAAAATTGGTGCCGTCCGCCGCATAGTACATGTTTACAAAGTTACCGACCGTAGCCGAATACCATTGTAATACGTTGGCGGCCGTGGTCCCCAAAGTAACCTGGGCATTATTCGTAGGTGACACCATGCTTAGACCACGGATTGTGAAAAAGTTTGGCGAAGTATCCACCATATTCGTTCCCACCACTGTAATCCTGACTTTCGCAGTGGTTGAGGGCCGCCTCAACTGCCCAGGGAGGATAAGACTAGGAGTGAAACGAGCATTGAACACACCTAACGATTCAAACTCGTTGGTGGTGACCGGGGGAACAAATGCAATGTCCAACTGGACTGTCCCTCCCGGAGGGTTTTTAACCCAGGAGATCGAATTGGTTCCTGCAAACTCCCACAGGGGAGTCCCTGGCACAAGATCTCCCAACGGCGACAACAACTGGACGCCAGTTACCCCAAAGGGATCACTGTTGGCAAACAATCCAGGCACTCTCACCGCCTCGATACGCACCACAACAGAAGCCGAGGGCGGCCCAGCAACCACCCAGGGTACGATATTGGTGACAACCGCGCCTGCGGAGCTGTTAGTATTCACCACATTCGTGGCAATCGGCACCCAGTTAGTGAGAGTCCCATCGGAACAATAAGACAAATTCACTAAATTACTTGCTCCGCCAGAAGTCCATGACACTTTATTGGTTGTACCCATCTGCCATTCGACTCCTGCCAATGGGGAAAGGATACGGATATCTGCCAACGTGAACGGCACTGAGTCGCCGTACAAATTTGTGTCACTCCGGGACGTCACACGAATGATGGTGCCGTCAGCCGGGTTGGGCGCCACAATCAGGCAGTCATAACTATTGGCGCCAGAAACATTCGGGACATCTTGGGCCAGAGTCGTCCAGTGACCTCCCCCATCCACTGTCAGACTGATGGTCACATTGGTTCCCGCGGCGGCGGAAATCCACTGCACTTTATTTGTCGTACCCAGTCTCACGCCACCCGCCGGATTAGTCACCACGATCCCAGCCATAACAAAAGGATTATCAGAAATATCATAATTATTCAGGCCAGAATCGGATGGTTGGCTCCAATACCCAGGCACTGACACCCCCATCCGGGCAGACTCGGATGGTATTCTCCAATCGTGCGCCGGAGAGGGCCAGAGATATTCATTGGTTCCCGTCTGGTTATCCCTGCTAGCCACCTGAATCCAGTTCGACCCACTGTCGTTACTAAACCACAAGAACATTGTGGTATCCAGGGCGGGATTGGGCGATTCCCATTTGACAGTATTGGAATTGAGCAAGCGCCAGAACTCCCCCCCGTTCGGCTGGGTGATGCGCGGCCGATTGGCAACCTCAAACGGACTATCGGACCAATCCTCAATGGTGGGGTCACTACCATCCCGAATACGCAACAGGAGGTTGGTCCCAGCGACATTCAAGGCACCCCAATAACGCCCGTTGTTGGTCACGCCGGAGGCGACAGTTTGAACTGGGGTCGATAAGTTTGCAGCGTTATAGAGCTCAATGATTATATTTGCAGAAGACACTTGGCCCGTGGATGACCACGTAATGGCCAGAGGATTACCCAAGACCAAGGCATTATCCCCTCGCTCCGGACCATTTGGCGAAAGAACCACAATCCGTCCAGCTGAGTACCCCAAATCCACCTTGTCCAATTCCACCTGTTGGAATGAGTCTGACTGCAGAAAGGCGCGGAACTTAAATATACCGCCCACACCTTGATAATAAAGATTGTAGAAAGATCCAATATTAGCATTGATCACATCTGGGGGATTGGAAAAAGCCCATTGGGAGGCCGGGCTAGAATAGCCCGTCACGTCCAACCATCCCCCTCCAAACCAAGCATACCAAGTCGTGCCATTATCACCCGAGATCTGGTAATGCACCACCGTACTGTTGGTGGTTACAAGGAGATGGGAGAAGGTCGTCAAATTCCCCAGGAACGTGGCCCCAAACCCGTCCGCCGGCGCCACCCAGGGATTATCCACCGGATAAGCCGAGGCATCCATACGGACACTGTCCAACACAGGCGAAAACCGAGCATCTTCCGAAGCCATCACGGCCCTATACTGGGCGTATTGATTGATCAAAATATTTGTGTTTCCCGCAAGAGTACTGCCATCAAAATCAAGAAACCATGTATTGGTCGACCCATCAGGCCCAACGAAATTGCCTTGTGGGGTGGAGGTAGGGAATGACCTGACCTGAAATTTCAAGGTTCCAATCCCCGCCCGATAATGGTCCAATACCTCCGTCGAATTCAGCACACGATTGTATAGCACGGCCTCATCGAGCAACCCAACTAACCCGCTCCCCATGACTAGCGGAGAGGTATTCATGACGGAACCACCCACCGCCACAGATCCTTTCAACAGGCCATTCACATAAAGTCGTGCCGTCTGACCGTCATGGGTGCCACATAAATGATTCCATTTCCGGGCGCGCAGGATATCGGCATCCGTCGTCGTTACCCCATTCACCGTCAGGATGGGACGACCCAATGCATCTGTTCCAATGGTAAAGCCTGGCGAACTGGCCCCCTTTTGCATAACAGTCATACTTGGAGCGTTGGAAGGATTGAGCCACAACTCGGCGCTGAAAATGCTGACCCTTAAAAGGCTACTATCATTCACCTGCACAGATTGTCCGGCAGCCAAACTCAGACCATTGGAAAACCGACCGTTGGGGCTGATGCCAAAACCCATCACTGCGGCATCGTTCCCGTTTCCACTTGAATCCGTCGAAATATTATTACTGACAGACTCAAAATGCCAAAGCCCTGCCATCGAATTGTCCGGCTTTAACGGTCGGCTATATGGCGCATCGCACCCCCAATACAAATTCTCCCAGAAGGCAGGCTGTCCGGCATCAAGCACCGGACTGACAAAACGTCCCTGATAATGTGTCGTGAATCCTAGTGCAGCTAAATCACCTATCTCACCTTCTGTCAACGCCCGACCATGAATGACCACTTCATCAATATTACCGCTAAAATAGATGCTTTGATTGCCATGTCTGGCGATGGATAGGGACTGTGAGGAATTGTCCACTACACCGAAACCCTGAATTATTGGAGCTGTGCCAGACAACAGGCCATCTATGTATAAATGCGCCTGCAGTCCGTTTCTAACCCCCGCAAGATGGTGCCAATTACCATCATTAAGGTCGGACCGATTACCAAGGACCGAAACCGTTGTTG encodes:
- a CDS encoding LamG-like jellyroll fold domain-containing protein; the encoded protein is MKTIHIIFFYLFAVLTGSPTQAILVTNWPFTIASQYACSDTNKIEVADDVAKLKKQIIKNIHATSADYSPNNSNRVAVVIGRNSCIGLSSSGSVTAASGVYTSRVLDGGEFNVWKGMAKVSSGFSDGAMNGFAETAPSANGVVAIYHLNSNEVDAVTQASASKIGSSQYTGEAILGANALLANGGYINTVNASLLNGGTECTICFWAKLTSYSQYGGMVNAFSGGSQPAIGFIQSGTSGLMELYADYSTRLASTLPVNSWVFIAGTIKVRDKMVVYINGVESASKSLATTGPLILSQSVPFKIGASVNYGSPGIYDEVVIYNRALSASEIFTLGQRYSVGMQLRSSNNADLSGAGVFVGPDGTSSSYYFQNRLFLYDAGTFHVADRYLQYQARLGGDGVQSPYIEAVKFIGSVGTAVDDVSGDFAQGAFGQGATNLPPRRDTPCVTLVKGPQGVVTNGAFTSRVFDAGSYVTWRNLSWDRGSELPNMLYRLEGLWHMNGDWSDEAKGHVWTGGSGYDWSEFSKLGKSSAVFNGANAYVNLGGFQTNLQSAELWINTVVPTSGILEFGAASPWLAVSNQLVIINGWSNVPPTVYVNGGVTRKLLPGWNHIAVVFPDKIVADNLTLGLARGNYFSGRMDELGVYSRALTSAEISEHFVAGRREAAGRVRFQVRADNVNPIQAPFSGNYDASPSPLAIGGQYFQYRAILEGDGTASPVLSSIAVTNSSGYFVDNEKNNFFAGTLDGATVWLHGDEMSLRPLASSGALNLMPVDSTSLLGLWHMDEVQWTLFSPTVVDELGLNKGTPYTGASVADNSAVGLRCGLFSGVGYISLSGIQLSANDFTVNAWFKTTSGNRGAVLSSYAGGAYYALEVNGDGVTTRTGLVSFVMSDGSTTVSVLGNRSDLNDGNWHHLAGVRNGLQAHLYIDGLLSGTAPIIQGFGVVDNSSQSLSIARHGNQSIYFSGNIDEVVIHGRALTEGEIGDLAALGFTTHYQGRFVSPVLDAGQPAFWENLYWGCDAPYSRPLKPDNSMAGLWHFESVSNNISTDSSGNGNDAAVMGFGISPNGRFSNGLSLAAGQSVQVNDSSLLRVSIFSAELWLNPSNAPSMTVMQKGASSPGFTIGTDALGRPILTVNGVTTTDADILRARKWNHLCGTHDGQTARLYVNGLLKGSVAVGGSVMNTSPLVMGSGLVGLLDEAVLYNRVLNSTEVLDHYRAGIGTLKFQVRSFPTSTPQGNFVGPDGSTNTWFLDFDGSTLAGNTNILINQYAQYRAVMASEDARFSPVLDSVRMDASAYPVDNPWVAPADGFGATFLGNLTTFSHLLVTTNSTVVHYQISGDNGTTWYAWFGGGWLDVTGYSSPASQWAFSNPPDVINANIGSFYNLYYQGVGGIFKFRAFLQSDSFQQVELDKVDLGYSAGRIVVLSPNGPERGDNALVLGNPLAITWSSTGQVSSANIIIELYNAANLSTPVQTVASGVTNNGRYWGALNVAGTNLLLRIRDGSDPTIEDWSDSPFEVANRPRITQPNGGEFWRLLNSNTVKWESPNPALDTTMFLWFSNDSGSNWIQVASRDNQTGTNEYLWPSPAHDWRIPSESARMGVSVPGYWSQPSDSGLNNYDISDNPFVMAGIVVTNPAGGVRLGTTNKVQWISAAAGTNVTISLTVDGGGHWTTLAQDVPNVSGANSYDCLIVAPNPADGTIIRVTSRSDTNLYGDSVPFTLADIRILSPLAGVEWQMGTTNKVSWTSGGASNLVNLSYCSDGTLTNWVPIATNVVNTNSSAGAVVTNIVPWVVAGPPSASVVVRIEAVRVPGLFANSDPFGVTGVQLLSPLGDLVPGTPLWEFAGTNSISWVKNPPGGTVQLDIAFVPPVTTNEFESLGVFNARFTPSLILPGQLRRPSTTAKVRITVVGTNMVDTSPNFFTIRGLSMVSPTNNAQVTLGTTAANVLQWYSATVGNFVNMYYAADGTNFDEQIMVNRFIGDGLNSNNWTISDRLIPTTTARVKVMTPDKQYFSISPTFTVRGIRVIQPAAGVIWDLGSMQTVSLAAAGFLNSSAKAKGEVSLTGGSAGSYVSGNLSTNIIVSRGGVTPFSWEIDPALDPSTNAVIRVSVFSPTNDADIVAVSDPFVIRGIKILSPATGTNWLVGSSHPITFLAAGLGVSDKASLYYSSDGMTFDATPITNNISVVSGLNTVGWTIESSRSPSSNAMLMVVSGTLTNFSTLFTVGGVKVTSPNSSDIWAVSDVTNTIQWVSIGVPSPFALWYTVYSNDVPIRTGAIASNGVNNAYVWTMTSNAIGDTVTISITGGGLTNESPYFSIVPAPSIRIINPVAGDFWKVSETNNVIRWKPAGGMENDFTVTYWSYAAGQQTIKTGACSLVNGFYEFAWSPIPDALGEVHIAVSNNQSTLIVDSVTNFSIAAKFNFYPLIGDVYALSKLNINWDTKGAVGSVDFFYTTDPANTNNWIPINPGNPYPIVSGEPGNFQWTVPNYQGPVWFRIQDHSYAGRRFDVSKKGPYDDLGPFVVKYYSVVWRIFDGVTSNELSGLSVVDGSGFSSSAVDSPVTFFYPAGEWNTVWSKQYFNDKVVLNWKTAAYLTNVVYMSRTEASPEYHVMANFVYDPSLNAFKTVAWLERSSKIIVAPTECNVIVYDPDGNKRGTTTSTTPQLTGVFWMDVPALSQSNRPYFAQVEIKNAGVVYASGITFTLMSPSESAVAAVNAARDAILGSVSNVNENVTGLGIAQQAFRTDVTNRLQGLSNTTATISLDVTGIQSNLMVFSSNAMAQLGGLTNSIGVIGPSGTNLLEQVRQLAQEVDRRTARILTRLTSVRAGTTFNVIYRTKPEVVPTINVAPVSGGASVFSANMLLLSGGVFERSVTASWPAGDYVISCSDASGKDFMNVKVTAFELDDLAGSMVGVSNQLARVELTLASMSVSVSNINKNVNSVTNSLAGMIVGIDSISNVIGQVAGLTNLSSSVSAMTGAVAQITVLTNMGSQLSFITNMVGPLGALTNLSPQMASVTNSMARVMAMTNQMNSLAAQMGYVTNVIDQIIILTNINPAVAAMTNAVAQIGGLTNMGSQLAFLTNAMGSVQSLTNLTPQMAFLTNITASTAAQTQYLTNLLTRMGGLTNLAPQMGYLTNAVWQLQSLTNLNVQMAYLTNVIDQVTALTNMASSVSAMTSAVAQISGLTNMGSQLAYLTNAMGSVQSLTNLSPQISFLTNVTASTALQVQNLTNAVARLQSLTNLNSQMGYLTNSVWQLQSLTNLNAQMAYVTNVIDQVTALTNMASSVSAMTSAVAQISGLTNMGAQLAYLTNAMGSVQSLTNLTPQVSSLTNLLTRMSGLTNLTPQMASLTNSMSLLVGLTNMPGQLSSMTNVISQLTGLTNISDQVAQMTNSISQIAGMTNLPSQMNYLTNVISQLTGLTNISDQVAQMTNSISQIAGMTNLPSQMNYLTNVISQLTGLTNISEQVGQMTNSISQIAGMTNLPSQMNYLTNVINKLTGLTNISEQVGQMTNSIGQIAGMTNLPSQMNYLTNVISQLSGMTNIGEQVGQMTNAISQIAGLTNLSSQMDYMTNSIAQLGALTGLVYQVAALSNALDSLSGLTNISEQIGSMTNVIGQLSGLTNISDQVSQMTNSISLIAGMTNLPSQMNYLTNVISQLTGLTNISAQVGQMTNSIGQIAGMTNLPSQMNYLTNVISQLTGLTNISAQVGQMTNSIGQIAGMTNLPSQMNYLTNVISQLSGMTNISAQVAQMTNSISLIAGMTNLPSQMNYLTNVISTLSGMTNISAQVAQMTNSI